The genomic interval ATCAAACGCCGCTTCGGCAGCTCGGACGTGTTTATCAACATGGTGCGGCAGGCGTACCCGGCAGTCCATAGCGCTACCGCGATCGAATTTACCGATCGGGTGCCCCACGGCGCCTTTGAAATCCAGGGGGTGCGCCTGCAGGGGCCCGAGGGTAAACGTTGGGATGCCTATTACCGCATGGTGCTGGTGGACGGTGTGTGGAAAATCGCCGGGGTTCAGCTGAAGCCGGCAAAATTGGGCATTTGATCGCGTTCAATTGTTAGCAATCACAAACAAGCAGTTACGCCAGACGGCGCCGGTGATCAGAATGGGGGCGTTCGTGGCATTCTCCTGTTGATGAATCAGTGAATACGTCAGAATCACGGGCTCGGGTCATCAGCCTGCAACCCCGACTGCCGTCCACCGAATCAGCCACCAGGAGGTATCACCCGGACCATGGCCAGCCCGAGACACAGCTACCGGAAACCGGGCACCGCGGATCTTGAAAATCCGCTGTATTACCTGGAAAACATGGAGACCGTGGTGGCCTGGGTCCGGGATCACCACGCCGATCTGTTGACCGATGCCGAACAGAGCCGGCTGACCGGATTCCTGACCCTGTCGATGCCGGCGCGGGCCCTGCTGACCCGGCTGGTGATGCGCACCGGCGAACATTTTCGCACCGACAAACTTAACTACCCGGAGCTGGCGGTGGCCGAATCCGTGGCCCTGGAGCCGCTGATCGCCCACGACTGGCTGGATGCCGAGCCGTTGCTGGAGCTTGAGCAGTTGTTCCGTCTGTACACGTTACCGGAGTTGCGGCTGGTGTTTGCCGGCGAACTCGAGGCCCTGGGCTTGCCAAAATCCCTGGCCAAAG from Marinobacter sp. LA51 carries:
- a CDS encoding DUF4864 domain-containing protein translates to MDSFAIIPNRASLTARIFLVALVLLALVLTARPLAADKDSDIRETILLQIEAFANDDEEQAWAHASEGIKRRFGSSDVFINMVRQAYPAVHSATAIEFTDRVPHGAFEIQGVRLQGPEGKRWDAYYRMVLVDGVWKIAGVQLKPAKLGI